GTTTTAACATTTCATTCATTTACACTTCTAATATTAATATGGTTAGTGGCTCTTTAACAGGAGTTTGGTATATTTCAGGTcaagtaaatattttgattgaagaaacaatttcaaataaaggcaacagtagtataccgctgttcaaaattcataaatcgatagaggaAAAACAAATCCagatacaaactaaaactgagggaaacatatcaaatataagagaactacgacacaacagagacactaACTACTATTTTTAATTAACTACCTATTATATCATTAGTTGcttttaggtgtcagaccaccaattactccctccaatttagaacatatgtaAAAGTATAGCCATACTCTGACACACattagtgcttttgatgtccttgtttacttaaagtAACCAACAAAATGAAACTTTTAGTGAAAGAGAAATACATTtaaccattttgagctaaaatttacttgtctatgagtttgcattaaaaattcaggattaatgcacTTCATAGTATATACTAAtctaagatttccagaaaaccaggagTTACTTTGGTAGTACCTGTGTTCCTAAGGTCAGATTTTTCTTATAAGACTTTAAAGGTAGGTTGAAAATAGACACAacgaaaggtgatacatgtacaattcaggatatacctggtttctattgAGTTTATCTAAAGGTAAACATTTAGAAAGCTATgcaaattgcaaaatttggttgaacagatagggaatTTTAATTAACTGACATCTATATCTTCCTCATATGGTCTATAGTGGATAGTTTTCTCAATGGCAATTATACCATACTTTCTTGGTATTTTTATACAAAGGAAATATGTCTTTATAGATCTTAGAAAACAATTTGGATTAGTTACAAAAAAAGAGTACCCATTGGGACCATCATATTAAAAGCCAGTAAAACAAGTTTATCATATACATAAACAGACAATGattaataaaattcaaaacacTTTATTAAGAAAAGGGGATTTTTTCATCACAATTAATAACACATAAAGTAACATTttgatttctaaataaaaaaacaaaaaacagtgaATTATCAATGTAAAAGAAATGTTTGACACAACAATCTTTATCCTgatcaatttaaaacaattgaaaattaaacCAATATAATATTATACATATGTAAACATTACACTGTTATGttccacattaaaaaaaaagaataacaatgTACAAAAACTACATATACCAATATTTGAACAGCAAAGGCCATCATGTAAGGAACACATTACTATCAGCACTATATAATGACTTGAGGACTAATAAATAAACAAGTTATTAGgaaatacatgtatcatcaaaataataataataaaacaatataaaatgtacaattaatagttgtgtaaataaaatataaaaaaagtagtaaCATATTGTCTCCGACAATAAAAATTGAgtcaacaaattcagattcttttccAAATGGTCATCATTGCAAAAGCATTTCCATCTTGGTATGACAACTCTCTTTTTCCAATGTAAACCATActgaaatatcaaaatagaaTATGGATaacatgtaataataaaaaaaaagatatatgaagCAATTTTTGTTGTTGCATAACCAactttggtaaaataaaaaaaaaaaaaagatatactggCCCAAATGAAAGTCATAAATTTAAGAAGACCATAGAAAAAATGTAAGAAACTGGAGCTGAAACCAGAAGCTTCTGAATGATAAATGCTTCCCTACTCTAATATTAGAATGGCTGCTGGTCATCACAAGTTAAAATCTGGTGACAAGTTGTATTTGTAATATGGTTTAGAAAGAGAATGTATGATGTCAGGGAATTATGTCATTAACAATGCCTAGAAAAATAGTGAGAAACAAATCATCAATGGTTTTTCAAACTATGTTTCTTGGCTATACCTCAATAGGAGtaggtaaggaccgattttggcctcaaatttcaggttcatctgacgaaatattttgaccactttttaaacacttaagtgtctatttcatttgaatcaatcagtttatgtgaaagattttaactgattaagtcattaaaaacaatccgattcaagctcaaatatgaaaaatctatcaaatatgctgaaaaatgtcacttttcagatgtttttttgtcaaaaatgaaagtggccgcatcagtgttcatcctcaacctttatatatgtcatgtattataataaaatacaacTTTCATTTCATTATCAAggacacgaatgcggccacttttgttttacaTGAAAACCGTCTAagatttaactaaaatgctagaattgtgaagatctcagtaatttagcatgactttatgatgctagtacccaatatatgtgcattgtattgtcaaaaacagcccatatttatgtagcagaagcattctactgtccaataaataactaaaagtttacgttttaacaattttgtaaaactgctatattttggggccaaaaaggggtcttactggacctactccttttaggTTAAACACTCTCTCTTTTGAAAAACTGTTGATAATTTACAATTCTTGAAGGCAGTTTAAAGTGGTGTTCTTAAAAGTTAAAGGTGCttattatatattgattttttgatttttaaatgctAAATATCAAGTGGCAAATGTGTGATGCATATTCAGGAAGAGTACAAAGTAATGCTTTAGGAAGGTTTGCAAAGTTGGTCAAAATGGATgaaagaccaaaaattaagacTGGTACTGGAAAAAAGGGATAACCAGCATTGAAAAGGATTTAATCAACATCCTATACAGTAGCAGTAGTTTACATTATAAAATGTCATTCTATAATTTACTTACTGTCTTTGCAAGCTGACTTGTAGTTTTTCACTTTCCCAATCAGACACAATTAGGACAAGTCCTCCTTCCTTTGTAACTTCCCACAGTCGAGCCAACCATGCTgtcaaatattcaaacaaatacaTATAGCCCGTTCTATCAATTTTCAGAGACTTTAAATATTGATAACAATAAAACAACTGTTTTAATAAATCTGAACTGATTTGAAAACGTAATTCTCTTTTTTTACAATCTTtagaaaatatttgacaaaaaaaatcatagtttggAATTTACTGTTtaagaatctaatgcattctaagtaatattttcaaatgcatACACCACAATGTTGTGATTTGCTTATAACATCCTTAACATTCATATTCAACGAAAGATATTAATTTCCTGCGAAGGAACACAcaatgctttagattctgaaatggtgattttcaatttattgtttAATCAGCTTCTTTCACTTTATTTCACTGATTCTTTACATTTAATACAAACAATTCTAAGTTACCTTTAGGATTGAGTGTTCTGTCCAAGAAGGTTACAACCGTCATACTATGGCTGTTCACTTCATTTGGTAACCATGTTAACTAAAAAAAAGTAAGTTAAAAGATATTAATAAGTTACATGAATTAAACATCTTTAAAACaaggcaacaacaaaaaaaacacaatacagGATTTATTTGAGTATTTACTTCTGAAGTCTATTACTTGATTCAGAATTTTTAAGggaaaaacaaaagtattgtgAAAAACTCATTATAGAGACTCTACatataaaaaatgactataaCATTTATAATACCACTTCAAGTTTTAGCGGTCATAGCTAAgccattgattttttaaaatttggtattaCTGGTTCTGATTTCTTAATGCTTGTTTGAAATATAGTACCTTTGTATCTTTTGTAGTTGAAACAGATTTAAGCCAGAATACTATTAAATTATATAAAGCTTCAAGTTTGAAAACAACATTATGTAATCTACCTTCTGTGAAATGTGGCTATGGTCTATATTTACCTGTTTGAAAACAACATTGTCATATCCCACGCCATCAAACATTGCTACGGCCTGTTGACCATTTGACTTTGTGTATTCTACTTGTTCTCCTTTCTGAAGTTTTAAAGCTGTGTCAATAAATCGACCACCATAATCTATTGCCAAAATCTGTAACgacatatatataaaaacttaaaattaatattaCAGGTCAATCAGTTTCTGAATTATTACAGTTTATCAAATGAGTTGTTTCCCATCTTATTTAGAATGAACTGAATTATCAAAACTTCTTTACAAAAATTTTTTGTGAATGtacgaaaaaaaatcattatatctaaacaaataatttgtgagttaaaaacatacattttgaaAGACATTGTGTAGATGCATTGGTCCTATTCCTGTTCCACAACCAATCCAGCACAGTGATTCGTTTCCACtttcagttttgtattctttacaGAGTCTGGCAATGGCTAGTGGCAATGGATCACGGTAGCCAAATTCCTGCTCGAGGATCCCATATAACTGATGCTTTTCATCATATCCATATTGTTTATTGGTTGTTGGAACTTTCATCACTTTGTGTCCTTCCTCTTCAATTACATATGGGTTTTCTAAAAGAACATTTGGTATTAAGTCTACAAGTGTTATCAAAAACATATAAACTAATTACAATGACTGTATTTTATGTTATCAGACTTTAAAATGTATAACTGTCACCCAGAATTCACGTTCATATAACCAACAGATTTCATATTCGGAGTTATTTCATCTTTTCTCCATACATATTGACTTTATTCTGGAATTTTGAATTCTATCATTTATCAGTACTTCttataatgtaaaaataattatatcCCAAAAAGTCTGCCAGAGAACAATAGTCACAGTAAATACAACATTAGATGAGAAATAATTGTCACAATAACTTTTATTCAGAAGGATTGGAAACTACTACATATACATTTAaaactattttacatttttacagttTAGGTGGTACCataccttgactaaaattaatttggctcgtttagtttcttaaaatattgacaaatatttctttGACCTTtgacaagaatatataaaattcAATCAAACTAGTAGTTATTTATTTACCCTGCACACCAATACCCAGGACAAATACTTCGGAGTCTATCAGTCTAGCTGGTAATTCTGCTGTTTCCAGAGATCTAGCTAATCTAAAGCCAGCATGCTGAATAAAATGTCTTCTGAAGGCATATCTAGCAAATCTTGAAGCTTCATCACCAGTCGATATCCAGGAACCCCCCtgtatataaagaaatatatatgttaacaaCAGTCTGTACAATAAGTGTATAAAATAGCCAACTGGTAcctaaagaaacacaaaatgttGGTACTGAAACCTGTTTCTCATATGACTGACctatatgttttttattaatcATCTTTCAAAACTAGAAAAGAGCCAAACTGAAATTCAGCATAGCAACACTTTTACTGTTCAAGACAtcttttaaaactattatttaagtCTCTCTTTTGCTGAAACAGAATTCTTAAAATCAAACTAATACTTTGCAGCTTCATAtacttttttatgaatgatttgGTCTGCAGATTCAATAAAAAGACATAAGcatttttcttatcttaaaaataaaaaataaaacatacaagaatGATGTTATGTCTCCCATCAAAACAAGGTGAGGAAAAATCATCATAGAGGTAATGAGACCTATAGTCATACAGTCCATTGAAATGGTCCTCTGTCCAGTGCCAGACATTCCCATAAACATCATGGAATCCTGCTTCTGTTGCTGGGAACATATTCACAGGctgtaaaacaaacacaaaagaaAGGTCATAAGGTATAAATACAAGGTCATCATGTATAATACAAGGTCATCAGATAAAAATACAAGGTCATCAGATAAAAATAGAAGGTCATCAGGTATAAATACAAGTTAAAAGCTTCTCTCTCCAATAAATTTCCTTTTGGTTTTTAATGAAGGCATATTTTCaattaatacttttttattataacatctacatttttttcacaatacaCAAAGATAACAAAAAGACAACTAAACTCACAGTAGACGATCCAAATTTTAAGTTGAGGTTCAAATCTATATTGTCTTGGTAGATAACATCACTTTTTGGGCCGTCGCTTGGTGGAAATTGATCATCTCTTATAACGTTCATCTCAGCTTCAGTAAGTAGTCGATTACCACTGCCCTTCCATGAACAGAAAGCATGAGCTTCATGATAGTTTACCTCTACTGGCCAGTCTAATGGCATGTCCAATACATCAAACATGGCTCTGTATCTGTAGGGATAAAATAAGTAGATGAAGGAGTATACAGAAGAGTCTGTACTAAAATTGTTGCTTCGTGGCTTTGCAAAGTCAAACTGATTTGACCTGgcattttgacaataaaaaaaatgattaaaaatgttatttcattctccttttaataaaaatttgtacAAGTGTGCTGAGTTTTGATTGGTTGACAGCTTGTATATTTTTTCTTGTATTTAAGCTTATACTTCTTGTTTGCTGTATGATTAGAACAAGGACAAAGATTACAAGTAGTGACTAGAATTGCTAATGTTAGATATTAAAGAGTAGTGTTATAATCAACGTCTTCTTTCCACTTAATACATCTaaactatttaaagaaaaacacaacacaaactTATGTTGTTGACTAGCTCGAGTACTGCATATTGTGAGCTGCCGATTTAATAAGAcaaatggtccgagaacacaattaattcgtagtgcatttcttttagaacataaatgaaaataaaaaaaatcccacctgcgctttctcaaagaaacttttacagtgtgttgtactacttttgggacaaattatatcaaatttatagaaaacttcatcgcctctaactcaaaatatggccaattttatgtttagggcgtcttgaaatcttttgacagcttccgaagtgctcattttcaacctttttcagctggaccaaatcactactttcctttaaaattctggacccaaatttttttacagtgtaatttcaacccccttcttgcaatttgaggcagtgaacatggagaaataaatttggaaggggtataaaaattaatggcaagtaacccactgtcaacactagggactatatttgtgaacaacgaaaatcaagggacgacaatggtggtctcggacctaatagggtagaaagagtagacaaatcttaaaaaaacttggtatgaacaaagcttaatgtattataacactacttacaaagtttcatgacaataggatgtatattatagacattaagtttagttctatactcatctttgcgtgtaaaattttgacgttaaaattgaaaaatttcaactatcaacatttggggctttaaaaatttaaatattgcaaaaaaatacttgttaaatgccttaatatataacttatcatgtactaaaagcaatagagtactcatttgatttatcagacttggcataattattcataagtcaaatttatatgagcctgcgcctaaaaattcaggtttttcaatgaagtggagccttacatgaagatgtaatattttccagcaattttaaatttgtgaagctttttggttataaataatccttacatatgtatttaaagtactttaaatggaaagaaaagttacaaataacatatcatattagtttaaaagggtcttaggccaagtaagactggaaaaaatttagggtcaattaaggccgtgccacatatttacatttaaaaatgcatattgaggctataaaaaataaaaatgtgtgtcttttttatcatttctatactcatgtgacatgatacaacaaatctgagcacaaaaagactcttgcaaataacttttcttacaagcagtatgggctgaaacaaagatttttgcctttttagggaaaaactttcatgcaatttattctcaacaggcttatatttaaaccacttgctatcctacagaagaaaagaaatatagtatgtgaaatggaacaggtacaatagacattgtaaagtgcatttgatacaaatttagtgaagtctctaatatggacatcaaattttatataccaagctccccactattgccttcatccaaacaaggcgttagacaagggtcattcatacaacacattttgcacattttatctgagataaacttcttttctgtagattcagagttcataaataagtaaaagaagcaggtaaaggcatagaaacacaaatattgacacataaaaacctgtcagatagaaagtcaggatgccatttatgcatcaatattgaaaaagttataaaatgcctattttgaccataaaatgtcaaaattggtcgttttggcagaaattctataaaataaaagtttaaatcc
This sequence is a window from Mytilus edulis chromosome 1, xbMytEdul2.2, whole genome shotgun sequence. Protein-coding genes within it:
- the LOC139501787 gene encoding uncharacterized protein isoform X1, coding for MKTSVLTGKENFQSLKPPDLSCCTKQQLQDYFENSYELNESLFLSLKEDDIFYKCPDRLRLPLIFYFCHTSVVYVNKLVLSGLLKERVNLEFETMFETGVDEMSWDDTENYRMGGSYKWPSVNEVMDYRRTVRNIIIKMIQDTPLVLPITKESPWWGLLMGMEHERIHLETSSVLIRQLPVDMVTKPDGWVYGPMKYSEPVMSNPMIRVEEREVTYGKPDDFPSYGWDNEYGEETSRVPAFEASKYLVTNREYLEFVHDEGYSKKNLWTEEGWGWKLYRHAEHPAFWVCDNGCKGGCGAALSSYSHCHFNTELTTTNGVTNGQSNRVTNGQSNGLTNGQNNGVTNGQNNGVTNGQSNGVTNGQSNGVTNGHTNGFNRGGTVYKYRAMFDVLDMPLDWPVEVNYHEAHAFCSWKGSGNRLLTEAEMNVIRDDQFPPSDGPKSDVIYQDNIDLNLNLKFGSSTPVNMFPATEAGFHDVYGNVWHWTEDHFNGLYDYRSHYLYDDFSSPCFDGRHNIILGGSWISTGDEASRFARYAFRRHFIQHAGFRLARSLETAELPARLIDSEVFVLGIGVQENPYVIEEEGHKVMKVPTTNKQYGYDEKHQLYGILEQEFGYRDPLPLAIARLCKEYKTESGNESLCWIGCGTGIGPMHLHNVFQNILAIDYGGRFIDTALKLQKGEQVEYTKSNGQQAVAMFDGVGYDNVVFKQLTWLPNEVNSHSMTVVTFLDRTLNPKAWLARLWEVTKEGGLVLIVSDWESEKLQVSLQRHMVYIGKRELSYQDGNAFAMMTIWKRI
- the LOC139501787 gene encoding uncharacterized protein isoform X2, producing the protein MFETGVDEMSWDDTENYRMGGSYKWPSVNEVMDYRRTVRNIIIKMIQDTPLVLPITKESPWWGLLMGMEHERIHLETSSVLIRQLPVDMVTKPDGWVYGPMKYSEPVMSNPMIRVEEREVTYGKPDDFPSYGWDNEYGEETSRVPAFEASKYLVTNREYLEFVHDEGYSKKNLWTEEGWGWKLYRHAEHPAFWVCDNGCKGGCGAALSSYSHCHFNTELTTTNGVTNGQSNRVTNGQSNGLTNGQNNGVTNGQNNGVTNGQSNGVTNGQSNGVTNGHTNGFNRGGTVYKYRAMFDVLDMPLDWPVEVNYHEAHAFCSWKGSGNRLLTEAEMNVIRDDQFPPSDGPKSDVIYQDNIDLNLNLKFGSSTPVNMFPATEAGFHDVYGNVWHWTEDHFNGLYDYRSHYLYDDFSSPCFDGRHNIILGGSWISTGDEASRFARYAFRRHFIQHAGFRLARSLETAELPARLIDSEVFVLGIGVQENPYVIEEEGHKVMKVPTTNKQYGYDEKHQLYGILEQEFGYRDPLPLAIARLCKEYKTESGNESLCWIGCGTGIGPMHLHNVFQNILAIDYGGRFIDTALKLQKGEQVEYTKSNGQQAVAMFDGVGYDNVVFKQLTWLPNEVNSHSMTVVTFLDRTLNPKAWLARLWEVTKEGGLVLIVSDWESEKLQVSLQRHMVYIGKRELSYQDGNAFAMMTIWKRI